Proteins encoded within one genomic window of Ostrinia nubilalis chromosome 5, ilOstNubi1.1, whole genome shotgun sequence:
- the LOC135072277 gene encoding troponin C, isoallergen Bla g 6.0101-like, which translates to MDELDKTQLQLLKNAFDAFDHEKKGIISTDMIGTILEMLGHELDEDTLKDIIEEVDQDGSGELEFSEFCQLAAKFLTEEEEDDEAMVKELKEAFRLYDKEGNGYITTDVLKEIFRELDNTITADDLDNMIEEIDSDGSGTVDFEEFLEVMTGE; encoded by the exons atg GATGAGCTTGACAAAACCCAGTTGCAGC TCCTCAAGAATGCCTTCGACGCTTTCGACCACGAGAAGAAAGGCATCATCAGCACAGACATGATCGGCACCATCCTGGAGATGTTGGGACACGAGCTGGATGAAGACACGCTGAAGGATATCATTGAAGAAGTTGATCAAGACG GTTCGGGAGAGCtggagttcagcgagttctgtCAACTAGCAGCTAAGTTCCtgacagaagaagaagaagacgatGAGGCCATGGTCAAAGAACTGAAAGAAGCCTTCAGATTGTACGACAAagaag GTAACGGTTACATCACGACAGACGTACTGAAAGAAATCTTCAGAGAGTTAGACAACACTATCACAGCTGATGACTTGGACAACATGATTGAGGAAATTGATTCTGATGGTTCAGGAACAGTGGACTTTGAag AATTCCTTGAAGTAATGACAGGAGAATAA